The following are from one region of the Cetobacterium somerae genome:
- a CDS encoding HAMP domain-containing sensor histidine kinase: MKLKPKLIIILSSIFFLTLLLDFYLGNLYFEKYFRFAKIKSLEKIDFISNGKLEPDKLTEYKFSKSADVILLNKYTNKFIKQSDFTYFILKNKQQKNIVFLSPYINKIFLQNKFSLNKNEKVIVKAIKIFNNYLMAYEIEKKDETIKDFDINLNKSKIVTLSGEVYTTPNKGLETANEFLELYPYLDLTAVQNRSIELKDKRKFQLITTDIDRFKVLIFYKFKPVNEIFPMLKLYFSMKIGLLILVTVFLGFLIEKLIIKPIISLANNTNKIGSLNHNFSLNYSSNDEIGYLYKNIKRMTEKLENIIYFYKKENQDNIKSKLEFENELKLFMHEIKTPLSAIIGFTDLFLEKNESENIKIVNEEGKRLLRLANELIHKKNVTNQIVLNKEGFDITELTDLILKIYENELQNLNVVFLSPSIFVNADKEKIKQVIINLLSNAIEHANSLIKIDIEEDIEGKIKFTIENDGEKLSNKNLNNIWKKYYSTKSNHGRGLGLYITSEIIKLHENTYGVDLTENGIAFYFYLDKNE, encoded by the coding sequence ATGAAACTTAAACCTAAACTAATAATAATTTTATCGAGTATATTCTTTCTAACATTACTTTTAGATTTCTATTTAGGAAATTTATATTTCGAAAAATATTTTAGATTTGCCAAAATTAAATCTTTAGAAAAAATAGATTTTATTTCCAATGGCAAATTAGAGCCTGATAAATTAACAGAATATAAATTTTCTAAAAGTGCTGATGTTATTTTACTTAATAAATACACAAATAAATTTATCAAACAAAGTGATTTTACATATTTTATTTTAAAAAATAAACAGCAAAAAAATATTGTTTTTTTAAGTCCTTATATTAACAAAATATTTTTACAAAATAAATTTTCTTTAAATAAAAACGAAAAAGTAATAGTGAAAGCCATTAAAATTTTTAATAACTATTTAATGGCTTATGAAATTGAAAAAAAAGATGAAACAATAAAAGATTTTGATATTAATCTCAATAAAAGTAAAATAGTTACTCTTTCTGGTGAAGTTTACACAACGCCAAATAAAGGATTAGAAACAGCCAATGAATTTTTGGAACTATACCCTTATTTAGATTTAACAGCTGTTCAAAATAGATCTATAGAGTTAAAAGATAAAAGAAAATTTCAGTTAATAACAACAGATATTGATAGATTTAAAGTTTTAATATTTTATAAATTTAAACCAGTTAATGAGATATTTCCTATGTTAAAACTCTATTTTTCAATGAAAATAGGACTTCTTATTTTAGTAACTGTTTTTCTAGGATTTTTAATTGAAAAACTTATTATTAAACCTATTATCTCCCTTGCAAATAACACTAATAAAATAGGAAGTTTAAATCACAATTTCTCTTTAAACTATTCATCTAATGATGAAATTGGGTATCTTTATAAAAATATCAAAAGAATGACTGAGAAATTAGAAAATATAATTTACTTTTATAAAAAAGAAAATCAAGATAATATAAAATCTAAATTAGAGTTTGAAAATGAATTAAAGCTCTTTATGCATGAAATAAAAACTCCTTTATCTGCTATAATTGGCTTTACTGATCTTTTTTTAGAAAAAAATGAATCTGAAAATATAAAAATAGTTAACGAAGAGGGTAAACGTCTTTTACGGTTAGCAAATGAACTTATTCATAAAAAAAATGTTACAAATCAAATTGTTTTAAACAAAGAGGGTTTTGATATTACAGAATTAACTGACCTTATTTTAAAAATCTATGAAAATGAACTACAAAACTTAAATGTTGTATTTCTCTCACCAAGTATCTTTGTAAATGCAGATAAAGAAAAAATAAAACAAGTTATCATAAATTTATTGTCAAATGCTATAGAACATGCCAACTCTTTAATAAAAATAGATATTGAAGAAGATATCGAAGGAAAAATTAAATTTACAATTGAAAATGATGGAGAAAAATTAAGTAATAAAAATTTAAATAATATCTGGAAAAAATA
- a CDS encoding IS3 family transposase, giving the protein MVKKKAREIADLLGNPVSLIEENLYFSISEQCRIFGASRSSYYYAPRPKVDIQVQLKEKIKEQYSLDPSAGSRRITAALNRAGIPVKRSVIRRLMRQLNLKGIAPKRNLSKPKAGAQKFPYLLRNLKIEKPNAVWSTDITYLKTPTGFMYLTAIIDVYSRKILTWELSNSMSKDFCINCYKEAVKTYGSPEILNTDQGSQYTSNEFIETVLSSGALLSMDGKGRCLDNVWIERFWRTIKYDYLYLYEHKTTLELYKGIQSYLNFYNSERGHSSLGYSTPNEAFELSTFEYKKIA; this is encoded by the coding sequence TTGGTTAAAAAAAAAGCTCGAGAGATAGCTGATTTATTAGGTAATCCAGTTTCTTTAATCGAAGAAAACCTTTATTTTAGCATCTCAGAACAATGTAGAATATTTGGCGCTAGTCGAAGCTCATACTATTACGCTCCTAGGCCTAAAGTTGATATTCAGGTTCAATTAAAAGAAAAAATAAAGGAACAATACAGTCTAGATCCTTCAGCGGGTTCTAGACGTATTACTGCAGCTTTGAATAGAGCTGGAATACCTGTAAAAAGATCAGTCATTAGAAGACTCATGAGGCAGCTAAACCTTAAAGGAATTGCACCTAAAAGAAATTTAAGTAAACCTAAAGCTGGAGCGCAGAAATTCCCTTACCTTTTGAGAAATCTAAAGATTGAAAAGCCTAATGCAGTATGGTCAACTGATATTACGTATTTAAAAACACCAACAGGTTTTATGTATTTAACTGCAATAATTGATGTTTATAGTCGTAAAATACTAACTTGGGAATTGTCAAACAGTATGTCTAAAGATTTCTGCATTAATTGTTACAAAGAAGCAGTAAAAACTTATGGTTCACCAGAAATATTAAATACGGATCAAGGTAGTCAATATACAAGTAATGAGTTTATCGAAACAGTGCTTTCATCAGGCGCTTTATTAAGTATGGATGGAAAAGGCCGTTGTTTAGACAATGTCTGGATAGAAAGATTTTGGAGAACAATTAAATATGATTATTTATATCTTTACGAGCATAAAACAACACTGGAATTATACAAAGGAATCCAATCATATTTAAATTTTTACAACTCAGAAAGAGGACATAGTTCTTTAGGATATTCTACTCCAAATGAAGCTTTTGAATTATCAACTTTTGAGTACAAAAAAAT
- a CDS encoding transposase, with product MARKSYSPEFKFAVVLEALKERKTLQEIASEHHIAPSQISRWVDEFKSAGISVFSKDMSSSKKIELLEEQQHELYAKIGKLSSENDWLKKKLER from the coding sequence GTGGCTAGAAAATCATATTCACCAGAATTTAAATTTGCAGTTGTTTTGGAAGCACTTAAAGAAAGAAAAACTCTTCAAGAAATCGCTTCAGAACATCATATTGCACCTTCTCAAATATCTCGTTGGGTAGATGAGTTTAAATCGGCGGGTATCTCTGTTTTTTCTAAAGATATGTCTAGCTCTAAAAAGATTGAACTTCTTGAAGAGCAACAACATGAGCTTTATGCTAAAATTGGTAAACTTAGCTCTGAGAACGATTGGTTAAAAAAAAAGCTCGAGAGATAG
- a CDS encoding response regulator transcription factor, which translates to MILIVEDSLVIRKLIVEVLAEKNIPSMEAINGDQALKLMKKNTFDLVIVDIMMPKINGLELTKIIREFSNVPIIFLTALSDEKNQVQAYNSGADAYITKPFSPHILLSIVGRFFEKKEDIKTIGNLKIFFKSKKVLLNKKEITLPTKERDILFYLAEHMGVVKTRDQILSAVWGYDYFGDDRSVDKHISRLRFFLEEGGAYIKTIKKIGYKFEI; encoded by the coding sequence ATGATATTAATTGTTGAAGATTCTTTAGTTATTAGAAAATTAATTGTAGAGGTATTAGCAGAAAAAAATATACCTTCAATGGAAGCAATTAATGGCGACCAAGCTTTAAAACTTATGAAAAAAAACACTTTTGATTTAGTTATTGTTGATATAATGATGCCTAAAATAAACGGATTAGAATTAACTAAAATAATCAGAGAGTTTTCAAATGTTCCTATTATATTTTTAACTGCTCTTTCTGATGAAAAAAATCAAGTTCAAGCATATAATTCAGGAGCTGATGCATATATAACCAAACCTTTTTCTCCTCATATTCTTCTTTCCATTGTTGGAAGATTTTTTGAAAAAAAAGAGGATATTAAAACTATCGGTAACTTAAAAATTTTTTTCAAAAGTAAAAAGGTTCTTTTAAATAAAAAAGAGATTACTCTTCCTACCAAAGAAAGAGATATACTCTTTTACTTAGCTGAACATATGGGAGTTGTTAAAACAAGAGACCAAATTTTAAGTGCTGTGTGGGGGTATGACTATTTTGGGGATGATAGATCTGTAGATAAACATATTTCGAGATTACGATTTTTTTTAGAAGAAGGTGGAGCTTATATAAAAACAATAAAAAAAATCGGATATAAATTTGAAATTTAA